The following coding sequences lie in one Mesorhizobium sp. NZP2298 genomic window:
- a CDS encoding PaaI family thioesterase: MNHRDSPPPGFVPAPLDEGFTNLIGQLYARKGVDGIHVIAFRVSERHLNLHRSAHGGMLAALADVAIGMNIMRGAEKVAAAATLNLSINFIGGCSSGDWVEAYAHFSKIEGRVRFGRCLIQVGDRAIAEAHATFYAMADHTRQSA; the protein is encoded by the coding sequence ATGAACCACCGCGACAGCCCGCCACCCGGTTTCGTCCCGGCACCTTTGGACGAGGGATTCACCAATCTGATTGGCCAGCTGTACGCCAGGAAAGGCGTCGACGGCATCCATGTGATCGCGTTTCGGGTTAGCGAACGCCACCTGAATCTCCATCGGTCCGCGCATGGAGGGATGCTCGCGGCGCTCGCTGATGTGGCGATAGGAATGAACATCATGCGGGGGGCTGAGAAGGTAGCGGCTGCCGCAACCCTCAACCTCTCCATCAACTTTATTGGTGGCTGCAGTAGCGGGGATTGGGTCGAAGCGTATGCGCATTTTAGCAAAATCGAAGGCCGCGTCCGCTTCGGACGATGCCTGATTCAGGTAGGCGATCGAGCAATCGCGGAGGCGCATGCAACCTTCTACGCAATGGCCGATCACACGCGGCAATCAGCATGA